The segment taaggtttctctccagtatgaatcttCTTATGTTCAGTGAGAACTGTCCTCCAGTTGAAgcttttcccacattcattacaagtgaaaggtttctctccagtatgaattctcatGTGCTCAATAAGAGTTACCCTTTGgctaaaggctttcccacatttgttacaatcaaaagctttttctccagTATGGGTTCTCTGATGTTTAATGAGGTTGCCTCGCTGATTGAAAGCTATTCCACATTCACTGCACTCAAATGGTTTCTTTCCAGTATGAATTAGTTGATGCCTTTTGAGGGACATGCATTTGCTGAAGACTTTGCCACAATCATTACATTTGTACagtttctctcctgtgtgaatTCTTTTGTGCTCAATAAGTCTTTCCCTCTGGCTGAAGGTTTTCTTACATTCACTACATTCGAAGAACTTCTCTTTGGAATGAATCCTCTTGTGCATGGTAAAGTTCCCTCTTTGGTTAAAGAACATCCCACATTCACTGCACTCAAAGGTTTTCTTTGAAGTATGACTTTTCTGATGAGTCCTGAGGGCTGAACGATTACTAAAGGTTTTCCCACAATCATCACATCCATATggcttttctccagtatgaattctcatATGTCCCATAAGGTTTGTCTTCCGGTTGAAGcttttcccacattcactacatgtAAAGGGTTTCTCAccagtgtgaattctcttatGTTCAATAAGACTTCCCCTCTGgatgaaagctttcccacattcatcacattcaaagggtttctctccagtatgaattcgtTGATGTTTAGTGAGGTTTCCCTTCTGAGTGAAGGCTCTCCCACAGTCACTGCACTCAAAGGGTTTATTTCCAGTATGAATTATCTGATGTTTCCTTAGGGATGAGCTGTTCCCAAGGATTTTCCCACAgtcattacattcaaataccttTGTACTTGTGTGCTTTCTGTGAGGCTGAATAGGAGCTGGACAATAACTGGAGGAATCACTGTACTTATTCTCTGAGGAGATTCTATTCAACTGAAGTAAGTCAGAAAATGGTTTGAAACTCTTTCCATATGTAGCAAATTTCTGGAAACTTCTTTCTGTACAAATCACTGACAATGAATTAAAGGGTGATTTTACATTGAAGCTCTGCTCCAATGTAGTATATTCATTGAAAAGATGACCAGTTTCTTCACTGGTGATAGCAAGCTGCCTGGATTGTCTCTTCTTGCTCCCATTCTGTCTCTCTAGCCTAACAGGATATTCCCAGGCTTCCCCAAATCTGGACTCCCTTATGTCATCTTTTGCCAGACTTTGTGTGGATAATTCACTTAGAGAAATACTTTCTTCTGGAGTCAGCTCTTCAGTTGGACACCTCTCATTCTGTTTACAGAAAtctgaaaggaggaaaagaaacaagatcAATATTGACTAGTTTCTATTACTTACTAGAAGTAAATGCTTTACATCCAGTTGTTAGAGTCCATCTCCTTAATTAAGAAGGATGACTATCAGGGGCAGCTTGGTGATTCAGGGGATAAAGCActggcccaggagtcaggaggatctgagttcaaatctggcctcagacactagctgcatgaccctgggtaagtcacttaacctcaataaCCTCCCCCCAAAAGAAGGATGGCTATCATGATAGAATACTGATAGAATACTGGCAAGGGGGAATCTAAAGACAATATAAGGGACAGGACCCAATGCAGCCTGGAGGAACAGCACCACAAAACACTCCCACAGAAGCAGTAAGGTTCATGTCATTCTTCCAGTTAAGATGGTAATGTACATACTCACGTGCACATAGACATGTACCCAGTAAATATCTGAAAAAGTAcccaaaaagaacaaagaaaaataaacagaaacaaaaacaagctCCTCTGTCCAGGCCAGAACTGCACAATAAAAAAATGGATAGAAGCCTGAGGAAGTGAGATGAGGGCTACTAGGACAAACCCCAGTAAACAAAAGTGAAGCTAGCAAATATAGGGAGAATGGCCTTGAAAGGGGaagtaagaggagaaaaaagaaaacatcaaaacACAATGAAGAAGTAGTATGTATTAAAAGGAGTCCAAcaggaaaacacagacaaaaacaataattttacAAACCAAAGACTAAGTTTTGAAAAGATAGGACTATAAGAACaactagaagaaaataaagtgagaattattatttttagtaaaTTATAATTGAAgacagtggaggaaaaaaattggaaagaaaatagtTTAGAACACGAAAAAGAAAGTCTAGTCAAAATGTTGGATTCCATGAAAAACATTCAAGAACTAAAGAAGCATAATCAGACTCACAAAAGATTATGCTACAAGTAGCACAGAAGAGAGAAAATCTTGGAATATAACACTCCTAAAGGCAAAAGAAATCCTACAATCAAGAAAGATACTTGCAGAAATGAGCATAATcatacagggaaaaaaatggacattcaagtATTTCTAATGCAAAGAACCAAGAAACCTTAAAAcagaaacttattttttttactgaGGATGActgcaaataaaaattaaaataatcaaaagatagTAAATAAATTGATTCTAAAGAATTGGTAGATCAAAGAATGAATCATAGAAATAACAAGTAAcgtcatcaaagaaaatgacaacgagagaacataccaaaacttttgggaaaatatgggagggaggggagaattaTTTCTCTAGTCACTTTGggaaaagtaaacaaataaacaaaaaagcacacagagagaagagatcaatgaattggacaacaaaaagagataaaagctCCAACTAAAcgcaaaaatataaattctgaaaatcaaagaaataagtaaaactgaaagcaaaaaaaaaaaatccaataaggTGATACCTAGTAGCTGGActttaaaaaactaataaaataagcCATTttctaatgtgattttttttaaaaaaaagaaaagtaaactaccaatcaaaatgaaaagaactcataatcaatgaagaaataaagaaaatctgaaactaggcagcccaattatatgccaacaaaaatgataaatcaatgaatattttaaaacagaTAATACAGAGATGAACAGAACATGAAATCAAGAATTTATAAACTCAATCTCAGAACAAGAATTTGAATGAGTCATAAAAGTTCCACAAATAAAACAACCCAGAACCAGGTGGATGTAACACAAATAAGTGCattctatcaaaaatttaaagaacaattcattctaatattatttaaattgtttacaaaaatagagaaagaagagttgaGCACATGCCCATGCAATGAGCATCACCCTAGCATCATCATAATTACACCATAAATGAGTGCAGGAGAGCAACCAGCACATCCTCCAGTGCAGCCCAAACTGGATTAAACTCTAATTGGGaaatacataagaaaagaaatacataaaaatcCATTGTGACAAAGATAATATTGATATATAGTTTTCTATTCTTTATTAGTTTAATGGCCCATTTCTATTTAAATGTGACACCATTGGTTTAAAGAATCTTTTGCtcaaaaattaaacaataaacTAAGAAATGAACTGAAACAGTAACTCTACTAAAATAGCAGGATATAAAAGGCCCCCCACAGTGTTCATCAGCCATTTATCATCCTATGTCAACAAAAAacaacaggaagagagagaacaaaaagaaactcCTTTCCAAATAACTACAGAAGGTATAAACTATGTGGGAGTCTGCCTCCCAAAACACAGGCAGGGTCCAAATAAATACAGCTACATAACACTTTCCCCGTAGGTAAGCTTTCCTGGAACCACAAGCCCGGATTGCTTCCCATACATTTCCAAGTCATGCCACCACAGATGTAACTcagcccttcccctctcccttgtcccactagctttattttcttttttattttaatattttatttttctccaattacatgtaagaataatttttaacatttttttttttaaagttttttaagttccaaattttctctctgcctccctctcctttcccctccctgagacaataagcaatctgatacagctTAGACACACACAATCACTTTGTGGTTTTGTCCCACTGGCTTTACTGACATGTCTTTCATCATCAGAATGGGTAAGGATTGTCTGtttggcttgtatttgtatccacagtgttAGGtattaataagcacttaataaatgttgtacATTCTCTACATAAATGAGTTTATGTAATTCATTCACTTGTTATATTAGTAGAGACAAAAACATTGAGAGATAAACTACATATGATTGGActgcatctgaactcaggtcttgcctGATCCCAAGCTGAGCACTATTAGCCCACCTGGCCTTCCCTTGGAATGGGATGTATGGGAAGCTGCAGAGTAAAGCCGAGAGGCCTCAGGGACTCAATTTCCTTTCTAAGTCTAAATCAGATGATGtccatggggggtggggaggaacctgaccagaaggagagaagaggaagccaTAGGCCAGTGACAAGAGCATCTCTCACTCACCCAGACAGCTGCTTTGGTGGCCTCCTCTCTCTGGTCTCCAAGGTGCTTCTCCCCTCTCCAGCCGGGAGATCACAGCGGGTTTGCAACCTGAAATTCCTGTTCAGATACCAAGAAACAGCAGATGACACATACAGGATGTCTTCTGTCATCTGGTCAATACCCTGTGAGTGAATGGTGAGCCCACCCTCCTACCATACAAAGCAAAGAAAGCCCTGCCCCAAGGCCTGGGGGCCTCTAAGCACACTCCCCACAAGCTGGGACTCCAGGAGAACCTCTCAGatactcccacccccaccctagcAGCTGACAGTCAGTGAGACCATAAGGAGACCCCAGAACCATCCTGAGTGCTCCTTACCCAGGGACACAAGGATGTCATAGGTCTCCAGCATCACCTCCCTGTATAGGTCTTGCTGCTCAGGATGCAGGTGCCCCCACTCCTCCCAGGTGAAGACCACAGCCACATCCTTGAAGGTCACCACTCCCTGGAATGCCAAACACATCCTATTCAGGCAGGGGGCAGCCTCGTCAGGCATGgcctgggtgggggtgggggatggacaCAAACTGGGCAGGAGTCACACACAGCTAGGGACTCACCCCTGCATACTCCATATCTATCACTGAAGACTCTATCACTTGCTGCCTTAGGAACACAATTGTGACTACACCAGTGCTCCTGCTTGCCTTGAGAAGATGTCCCAGAGCGAGACTCAAGACCATCATGCACTATTCTCCAGCcttcccccaaacacacacacagcgaTCAAAATTTACCTCCCCggtgtgaaatggaaattctaCCCATTCTGACAATTATGGAAAATTACTGGGCCAGAGTCTAGCTGCTCTGGACTTCAGAATTCATgaagtccaacccctcattttacaaatgaggaaactgagagccatggagggga is part of the Notamacropus eugenii isolate mMacEug1 chromosome 3, mMacEug1.pri_v2, whole genome shotgun sequence genome and harbors:
- the LOC140496631 gene encoding uncharacterized protein isoform X2, which encodes MLETYDILVSLGISGCKPAVISRLERGEAPWRPERGGHQSSCLDFCKQNERCPTEELTPEESISLSELSTQSLAKDDIRESRFGEAWEYPVRLERQNGSKKRQSRQLAITSEETGHLFNEYTTLEQSFNVKSPFNSLSVICTERSFQKFATYGKSFKPFSDLLQLNRISSENKYSDSSSYCPAPIQPHRKHTSTKVFECNDCGKILGNSSSLRKHQIIHTGNKPFECSDCGRAFTQKGNLTKHQRIHTGEKPFECDECGKAFIQRGSLIEHKRIHTGEKPFTCSECGKSFNRKTNLMGHMRIHTGEKPYGCDDCGKTFSNRSALRTHQKSHTSKKTFECSECGMFFNQRGNFTMHKRIHSKEKFFECSECKKTFSQRERLIEHKRIHTGEKLYKCNDCGKVFSKCMSLKRHQLIHTGKKPFECSECGIAFNQRGNLIKHQRTHTGEKAFDCNKCGKAFSQRVTLIEHMRIHTGEKPFTCNECGKSFNWRTVLTEHKKIHTGEKPYECNECGKIFKSTSTLRSHQLIHTGEKPFGCCICGKAFSQKGNLTVHQRIHTGEKPFECNVCGKGFDRGAALIDHKRSHTGEKPYGCDDCGKAFATGSSLRSHQIIHIGKKLFHCSACELTFRHCGDLATHQRIHAREKPSECNECRQSYNQKGILTEPQKIHTGEKQYKCGNTFITDS
- the LOC140496631 gene encoding uncharacterized protein isoform X1; translated protein: MVKPQSRSRASSHQGVVTFKDVAVVFTWEEWGHLHPEQQDLYREVMLETYDILVSLGISGCKPAVISRLERGEAPWRPERGGHQSSCLDFCKQNERCPTEELTPEESISLSELSTQSLAKDDIRESRFGEAWEYPVRLERQNGSKKRQSRQLAITSEETGHLFNEYTTLEQSFNVKSPFNSLSVICTERSFQKFATYGKSFKPFSDLLQLNRISSENKYSDSSSYCPAPIQPHRKHTSTKVFECNDCGKILGNSSSLRKHQIIHTGNKPFECSDCGRAFTQKGNLTKHQRIHTGEKPFECDECGKAFIQRGSLIEHKRIHTGEKPFTCSECGKSFNRKTNLMGHMRIHTGEKPYGCDDCGKTFSNRSALRTHQKSHTSKKTFECSECGMFFNQRGNFTMHKRIHSKEKFFECSECKKTFSQRERLIEHKRIHTGEKLYKCNDCGKVFSKCMSLKRHQLIHTGKKPFECSECGIAFNQRGNLIKHQRTHTGEKAFDCNKCGKAFSQRVTLIEHMRIHTGEKPFTCNECGKSFNWRTVLTEHKKIHTGEKPYECNECGKIFKSTSTLRSHQLIHTGEKPFGCCICGKAFSQKGNLTVHQRIHTGEKPFECNVCGKGFDRGAALIDHKRSHTGEKPYGCDDCGKAFATGSSLRSHQIIHIGKKLFHCSACELTFRHCGDLATHQRIHAREKPSECNECRQSYNQKGILTEPQKIHTGEKQYKCGNTFITDS